A window of the Trichoderma asperellum chromosome 4, complete sequence genome harbors these coding sequences:
- a CDS encoding uncharacterized protein (EggNog:ENOG41~CAZy:AA3~CAZy:AA8~antiSMASH:Cluster_4.3) — translation MTTRSLPDNSSSAFDYIIVGGGTAGCVIASRLSSYLPEHRILLVEAGPSDFNLNHVLNLREWLSLLGGELDYDYGTTEQPMGNSHIRHSRAKVLGGCSSHNTLISFRPFRHDMDRWVAQGCKGWTFENVTRHIDNLRNTFQPVHARHRNQLCKDWVQACASALDIPVIHDFNHEIREKGQLTQGAGFFNVSYNPDNGRRSSASVAYIHPILRGEERRPNLTILTEAHVSKVLVENDVASGIALHLAGGQKVVLKPRKEIILCAGAVDTPRLMLHSGLGPRSQLEGLGIPVVKDIPGVGENLLDHPETIIMWELKKPVPPNQTTMDSDAGVFIRREPTNAAGNDGNAADIMMHCYQIPFTLNTERLGYRTIPDGYAFCMTPNIPRPRSRGRIYLTSADPAVKPALDFRYFTDPEGYDAATFVAGIKAARKVAQQSPFKEWLKEEVAPGPKVQTDEQISEYARRAAHTVYHPAGTTKMGDVTKDETAVVDHELKVRGIKKLRIADAGVFPEMPSINPMLTVLAIGERAAELIAMEEGWKPKTSRL, via the coding sequence ATGACGACCCGATCGCTTCCCGACAACAGCAGCTCTGCCTTCGACTACATCATCGTTGGCGGAGGCACCGCGGGCTGCGTGATTGCGTCTCGCCTCTCTTCCTATCTGCCTGAGCACCGTATCCTCCTCGTCGAGGCTGGCCCCTCTGATTTCAACCTCAACCATGTCCTCAACCTGCGGGAGTGGCTGAGTCTGCTTGGCGGCGAGCTGGACTACGACTACGGCACGACAGAGCAGCCCATGGGCAACAGCCATATCCGTCACTCTCGTGCCAAGGTCCTTGGAGGCTGCTCTTCCCACAACACTCTGATCTCTTTCCGCCCTTTCCGCCATGATATGGACCGCTGGGTTGCCCAGGGATGCAAGGGCTGGACCTTTGAGAATGTCACTCGACACATTGACAATCTGCGCAACACTTTCCAGCCGGTGCATGCTCGGCACCGCAATCAGCTTTGCAAGGACTGGGTTCAAGCTTGTGCCTCCGCTCTCGACATCCCCGTCATCCACGACTTCAATCATGAGATTCGTGAGAAGGGCCAGCTAACCCAGGGcgccggcttcttcaacGTCTCCTACAACCCGGATAACGGTCGACGAAGCAGCGCATCCGTTGCTTACATCCACCCCATCCTTCGAGGCGAAGAGAGACGACCAAATCTGACTATTCTGACCGAGGCTCACGTCTCCAAAGTCTTGGTGGAAAACGATGTTGCCAGCGGCATTGCTCTTCATCTGGCAGGCGGCCAGAAGGTGGTGCTCAAGCCTCGAAAGGAAATCATCCTCTGCGCTGGCGCTGTTGACACACCCCGCCTGATGCTTCACTCTGGTCTTGGCCCGCGCTCGCAGCTCGAGGGCCTAGGAATTCCCGTTGTCAAGGACATCCCTGGAGTTGGTGAAAACCTTCTTGACCACCCAGAGACTATCATCATGTGGGAGCTCAAGAAGCCTGTTCCCCCGAACCAGACCACTATGGATTCCGACGCTGGTGTTTTCATTCGCCGCGAACCCACCAATGCCGCAGGCAATGACGGAAACGCTGCCGATATCATGATGCACTGCTACCAGATTCCCTTCACTCTCAACACCGAGCGACTGGGCTATCGCACTATTCCTGACGGTTATGCATTCTGCATGACTCCCAACATCCCTCGGCCGCGATCCCGCGGTCGCATCTACCTGACTTCTGCAGACCCCGCTGTCAAGCCTGCCCTGGATTTCCGCTACTTTACTGATCCCGAAGGCTACGACGCTGCCACCTTCGTTGCTGGCATCAAGGCAGCCCGCAAAGTCGCTCAGCAAAGCCCCTTCAAAGAGTGGCTGAAGGAGGAGGTTGCTCCCGGCCCCAAGGTGCAGACGGATGAGCAGATTAGCGAATACGCTCGCCGCGCCGCTCATACTGTCTACCACCCTGCAGGCACCACCAAGATGGGTGATGTAACCAAGGACGAGACTGCTGTTGTGGACCACGAGCTAAAGGTCCGAGGGATCAAGAAATTGCGCATCGCTGACGCAGGCGTGTTCCCCGAGATGCCATCCATCAACCCCATGCTTACGGTGCTGGCCATTGGTGagcgagcagcagagctgATTGCCATGGAGGAGGGCTGGAAGCCCAAGACTTCAAGACTATAG
- a CDS encoding uncharacterized protein (antiSMASH:Cluster_4.3) — protein sequence MKRRVSPNAVPVYFARGHGYGVNTAVPPTLTAPSTQSKHGRLVVCGVEFEISRWVPVKHRMAPKQHKASPTPFAA from the exons ATGAAACGACGAGTCAGCCCCAACGCTGTGCCTGTATACTTTGCCCGCGGCCATGGTTACGGCGTGAATACGGCTGTGCCACCGACGCTAACGGCGCCATCAACGCAAAGCAAGCACGGCCGCCTTGTTGTTTGCGGTGTGGAGTTCGAAATCAGCAGATG GGTTCCTGTCAAACACAGAATGGCCCCAAAGCAGCACAAGGCGTCTCCTACACCATTTGCCGCATGA